One window of Centropristis striata isolate RG_2023a ecotype Rhode Island chromosome 23, C.striata_1.0, whole genome shotgun sequence genomic DNA carries:
- the mtrr gene encoding methionine synthase reductase isoform X2, which produces MPCQVKPRFVVLYGSQKGQAESIAEGIAESAEEHGLFAELSCLKDNEKYNLEKENAPVVFIVSTTGDGEPPDNALQFVKRIKKKTLSPDHYKHLCYALLALGDTNYANFCNCGKTIERRLQELGAKQFYATGYADDGVGLEVVLDPWIEGLWAAIKEALSKMSADRTGYLKGEAGDSPNEPPHSSIADVQLNLLSITDHQDCESIRASVETVSKFATAASSSASATQIAVSDLGPAFPAGSTGLAFQSHGTASVPTSAPETEAGDAGVPHIALAASLTRSLPPLSESSLNVPAVPPPYLDVSLQEVDAVEQIVGPLKKETLHEVPISRAVQLARGDSVKTALLLELDISAHPMMTYQPGDSFDVFCPNRAAEVEDLLHRLDLHDQRDHQVHISLRKDTKKKGAQVPSYISQNISLLYLLTWCLEIRSVPKKAFLRALVEHTGDSAQRRRLQELCSKQGAADYNLYVRDPSLSVLELLTAFSSCSPPLSLLIEHLPKLQPRPYSAASSCLRYPGRLHFVFNVVEFPARSGRPAGRRGLCTGWLFDLINPVLVLPEKAESSGSLALPKIHVSLRPNCSFRPPSALSAPFIMVGPGTGVAPFIGFLQQREKERKENPEAIFGETWLFFGCRHRDGDYLFREELEGFVSSGTLSQLKVCFSRDDQKEEEATLSAARPRYVQHNLLLNSQHITDILLKQNGYLYVCGDAKNMAKDVNDTLMEMIKTELQVDQLDAMKRLAELREEKRYLQDIWG; this is translated from the exons ATGCCCTGTCAAGTAAAGCCTCGTTTTGTGGTTCTCTACGGGTCTCAGAAGGGCCAAGCCGAGTCCATAGCAGAAGGAATAGCTGAGTCAGCAGAGGAGCATGGACTGTTTGCAGAGCTCAGTTGCTTGAAAGACAACGAAAAG TACAATTTGGAGAAGGAGAATGCCCCAGTGGTCTTTATTGTGTCTACTACTGGAGACGGGGAACCGCCAGACAATGCCCTCCAATTTGTAAAGCGCATCAAGAAGAAGACCCTCTCCCCTGACCACTATAAGCACCTATGCTATGCACTTTTAG CTTTAGGAGACACAAATTATGCAAATTTCTGCAACTGTGGGAAGACAATTGAGCGTCGTCTACAGGAACTTGGTGCCAAACAATTCTATGCGACAGGATATGCAGATGATGGAGTAGG GCTGGAAGTGGTTTTGGACCCCTGGATTGAAGGACTGTGGGCAGCAATCAAAGAAGCCTTATCAAAAATGTCTGCCGATAGGACTGGTTACTTGAAAGGAGAAGCGGGGGATTCACCAAACGAACCTCCTCATTCATCCATAGCAGATGTCCAACTGAACCTCCTGAGCATAACTGACCACCAGGACTGCGAGTCGATCAGAGCATCTGTAGAAACGGTTTCCAAATTTGCAACTGCTGCTTCATCTTCAGCTTCTGCTACACAGATTGCTGTTTCTGATCTCGGGCCAGCTTTTCCTGCGGGGAGCACTGGGTTGGCATTTCAGTCTCATGGTACTGCCAGTGTTCCTACATCAGCACCGGAGACGGAGGCCGGGGATGCTGGAGTTCCCCATATTGCTTTGGCAGCCTCACTGACACGCTCCCTGCCACCGCTGTCCGAGTCCTCTCTTAATGTTCCTGCTGTGCCTCCTCCCTACCTCGATGTCTCTCTTCAGGAGGTGGATGCTGTGGAACAG ATTGTTGGACCGTTAAAGAAAGAAACTCTCCATGAGGTCCCCATATCAAGGGCTGTCCAACTGGCCAGAGGAGATTCAGTCAAGACGGCCCTTCTCTTAGAGCTGGACATTTCT GCCCATCCTATGATGACCTATCAGCCAGGGGACTCGTTTGATGTGTTCTGCCCAAACAGGGCCGCTGAGGTAGAGGACTTGCTCCACAGATTGGACCTTCATGACCAGAGGGACCACCAAGTACACATTTCTCTACgtaaagacacaaagaaaaaag GTGCCCAGGTGccatcctacatttcccagaacATTTCTCTGCTGTACCTGCTCACATGGTGTCTGGAGATTAGAAGTGTTCCTAAGAAG gCATTTCTCCGAGCGCTGGTGGAGCATACGGGTGACAGTGCACAGAGGAGGAGACTGCAGGAGCTCTGCAGTAAACAAGGCGCCGCAGACTACAACCTGTACGTGAGAGACCCGAGCCTCAGCGTCCTGGAGCTGCTCACAGCATTCTCATCCTGCTCGCCTCCTCTCAGCCTCCTCATAG AGCATTTGCCGAAACTGCAGCCCAGGCCTTATTCAGCAGCCAG CTCCTGTCTTAGGTACCCAGGAAGGCTGCATTTTGTCTTCAATGTGGTAGAGTTCCCAGCACGCTCTGGGCGGCCTGCGGGGAGGCGAGGCTTGTGTACCGGTTGGCTGTTTGACCTCATCAATCCTGTCCTGGTTCTCCCTGAGAAGGCTGAATCCTCCGGCAGCCTGGCCCTGCCAAAG ATCcatgtgagtttgagacccaacTGCTCCTTCCGGCCTCCCTCTGCCCTGTCGGCGCCCTTCATAATGGTCGGACCCGGGACAGGGGTCGCCCCCTTTATTGGCTTCCTCCAGCAAAG agagaaggagaggaaggagaaccCTGAGGCCATATTTGGCGAGACCTGGCTGTTCTTTGGTTGCCGGCACAGAGACGGAGACTACCTGTTCAG AGAGGAGCTGGAGGGCTTTGTGTCCAGCGGTACTCTGAGCCAACTCAAGGTGTGTTTCTCCAGAGATGaccagaaggaggaggaggccacCCTCTCTGCAGCTCGACCCAGATACGTGCAACACAACCTGCTGCTTAACAGCCAACACATCACTGACATCCTGCTCAAACAGAACGGTTACCTCTACGTCTGCGG agatgCTAAGAACATGGCTAAAGACGTGAACGACACCCTGATGGAGATGATCAAAACAGAGCTTCAGGTGGACCAACTGGACGCCATGAAGAGACTCGCGGAGCTGAGAGAGGAGAAGCGCTACTTACAGGACATCTGGGGCTGA
- the mtrr gene encoding methionine synthase reductase isoform X1: MVVFRAVSVYSIAKAFLWQSVCYLSKCAVCSMPCQVKPRFVVLYGSQKGQAESIAEGIAESAEEHGLFAELSCLKDNEKYNLEKENAPVVFIVSTTGDGEPPDNALQFVKRIKKKTLSPDHYKHLCYALLALGDTNYANFCNCGKTIERRLQELGAKQFYATGYADDGVGLEVVLDPWIEGLWAAIKEALSKMSADRTGYLKGEAGDSPNEPPHSSIADVQLNLLSITDHQDCESIRASVETVSKFATAASSSASATQIAVSDLGPAFPAGSTGLAFQSHGTASVPTSAPETEAGDAGVPHIALAASLTRSLPPLSESSLNVPAVPPPYLDVSLQEVDAVEQIVGPLKKETLHEVPISRAVQLARGDSVKTALLLELDISAHPMMTYQPGDSFDVFCPNRAAEVEDLLHRLDLHDQRDHQVHISLRKDTKKKGAQVPSYISQNISLLYLLTWCLEIRSVPKKAFLRALVEHTGDSAQRRRLQELCSKQGAADYNLYVRDPSLSVLELLTAFSSCSPPLSLLIEHLPKLQPRPYSAASSCLRYPGRLHFVFNVVEFPARSGRPAGRRGLCTGWLFDLINPVLVLPEKAESSGSLALPKIHVSLRPNCSFRPPSALSAPFIMVGPGTGVAPFIGFLQQREKERKENPEAIFGETWLFFGCRHRDGDYLFREELEGFVSSGTLSQLKVCFSRDDQKEEEATLSAARPRYVQHNLLLNSQHITDILLKQNGYLYVCGDAKNMAKDVNDTLMEMIKTELQVDQLDAMKRLAELREEKRYLQDIWG, translated from the exons ATGGTGGTGTTCAGAGCTGTTTCAGTTTACAGCATTGCGAAGGCTTTTCTGTGGCAGTCCGTCTGTTACCTGTCTAAATGTGCAGTATGTAG CATGCCCTGTCAAGTAAAGCCTCGTTTTGTGGTTCTCTACGGGTCTCAGAAGGGCCAAGCCGAGTCCATAGCAGAAGGAATAGCTGAGTCAGCAGAGGAGCATGGACTGTTTGCAGAGCTCAGTTGCTTGAAAGACAACGAAAAG TACAATTTGGAGAAGGAGAATGCCCCAGTGGTCTTTATTGTGTCTACTACTGGAGACGGGGAACCGCCAGACAATGCCCTCCAATTTGTAAAGCGCATCAAGAAGAAGACCCTCTCCCCTGACCACTATAAGCACCTATGCTATGCACTTTTAG CTTTAGGAGACACAAATTATGCAAATTTCTGCAACTGTGGGAAGACAATTGAGCGTCGTCTACAGGAACTTGGTGCCAAACAATTCTATGCGACAGGATATGCAGATGATGGAGTAGG GCTGGAAGTGGTTTTGGACCCCTGGATTGAAGGACTGTGGGCAGCAATCAAAGAAGCCTTATCAAAAATGTCTGCCGATAGGACTGGTTACTTGAAAGGAGAAGCGGGGGATTCACCAAACGAACCTCCTCATTCATCCATAGCAGATGTCCAACTGAACCTCCTGAGCATAACTGACCACCAGGACTGCGAGTCGATCAGAGCATCTGTAGAAACGGTTTCCAAATTTGCAACTGCTGCTTCATCTTCAGCTTCTGCTACACAGATTGCTGTTTCTGATCTCGGGCCAGCTTTTCCTGCGGGGAGCACTGGGTTGGCATTTCAGTCTCATGGTACTGCCAGTGTTCCTACATCAGCACCGGAGACGGAGGCCGGGGATGCTGGAGTTCCCCATATTGCTTTGGCAGCCTCACTGACACGCTCCCTGCCACCGCTGTCCGAGTCCTCTCTTAATGTTCCTGCTGTGCCTCCTCCCTACCTCGATGTCTCTCTTCAGGAGGTGGATGCTGTGGAACAG ATTGTTGGACCGTTAAAGAAAGAAACTCTCCATGAGGTCCCCATATCAAGGGCTGTCCAACTGGCCAGAGGAGATTCAGTCAAGACGGCCCTTCTCTTAGAGCTGGACATTTCT GCCCATCCTATGATGACCTATCAGCCAGGGGACTCGTTTGATGTGTTCTGCCCAAACAGGGCCGCTGAGGTAGAGGACTTGCTCCACAGATTGGACCTTCATGACCAGAGGGACCACCAAGTACACATTTCTCTACgtaaagacacaaagaaaaaag GTGCCCAGGTGccatcctacatttcccagaacATTTCTCTGCTGTACCTGCTCACATGGTGTCTGGAGATTAGAAGTGTTCCTAAGAAG gCATTTCTCCGAGCGCTGGTGGAGCATACGGGTGACAGTGCACAGAGGAGGAGACTGCAGGAGCTCTGCAGTAAACAAGGCGCCGCAGACTACAACCTGTACGTGAGAGACCCGAGCCTCAGCGTCCTGGAGCTGCTCACAGCATTCTCATCCTGCTCGCCTCCTCTCAGCCTCCTCATAG AGCATTTGCCGAAACTGCAGCCCAGGCCTTATTCAGCAGCCAG CTCCTGTCTTAGGTACCCAGGAAGGCTGCATTTTGTCTTCAATGTGGTAGAGTTCCCAGCACGCTCTGGGCGGCCTGCGGGGAGGCGAGGCTTGTGTACCGGTTGGCTGTTTGACCTCATCAATCCTGTCCTGGTTCTCCCTGAGAAGGCTGAATCCTCCGGCAGCCTGGCCCTGCCAAAG ATCcatgtgagtttgagacccaacTGCTCCTTCCGGCCTCCCTCTGCCCTGTCGGCGCCCTTCATAATGGTCGGACCCGGGACAGGGGTCGCCCCCTTTATTGGCTTCCTCCAGCAAAG agagaaggagaggaaggagaaccCTGAGGCCATATTTGGCGAGACCTGGCTGTTCTTTGGTTGCCGGCACAGAGACGGAGACTACCTGTTCAG AGAGGAGCTGGAGGGCTTTGTGTCCAGCGGTACTCTGAGCCAACTCAAGGTGTGTTTCTCCAGAGATGaccagaaggaggaggaggccacCCTCTCTGCAGCTCGACCCAGATACGTGCAACACAACCTGCTGCTTAACAGCCAACACATCACTGACATCCTGCTCAAACAGAACGGTTACCTCTACGTCTGCGG agatgCTAAGAACATGGCTAAAGACGTGAACGACACCCTGATGGAGATGATCAAAACAGAGCTTCAGGTGGACCAACTGGACGCCATGAAGAGACTCGCGGAGCTGAGAGAGGAGAAGCGCTACTTACAGGACATCTGGGGCTGA